The Nitrospira sp. KM1 genome includes a window with the following:
- a CDS encoding flagellar protein FlgN: protein MHPSSAVLPQLADILSREESACELLLATLREERSAIQRLAVSEFTSINERRLGILASLETLDTERQRFAGQVSASWGLPPAAVTLQTILEQMKSASVPGLDERYARLAERLRAIREEIALNSTLIDNIRQFIEQMMSAWTSSANSEGLYSPSGGRHSAIYEGSFLQQRG from the coding sequence ATGCATCCTTCCTCCGCTGTCCTTCCTCAGCTTGCCGACATCTTGAGCCGTGAAGAATCCGCATGTGAGCTTCTCCTTGCCACGCTCCGCGAGGAGCGATCGGCAATCCAGCGCCTCGCTGTTTCTGAATTCACATCGATCAACGAGCGACGTCTGGGGATTCTGGCGTCACTGGAGACGCTGGATACGGAGCGACAACGCTTTGCCGGGCAGGTGTCAGCCTCATGGGGACTGCCTCCTGCCGCGGTGACGCTTCAAACGATTCTCGAACAGATGAAGTCCGCGTCCGTGCCGGGCCTCGACGAGCGGTATGCTCGGCTCGCGGAGAGGCTCCGTGCAATCAGGGAAGAGATTGCGCTGAATTCGACATTGATCGACAACATCAGGCAATTCATTGAACAGATGATGTCGGCATGGACCAGTTCGGCGAATTCCGAGGGACTCTACTCGCCGTCCGGCGGGCGACACTCGGCGATCTACGAAGGCAGTTTCTTACAGCAGCGAGGCTAG